One segment of Gemmatimonadota bacterium DNA contains the following:
- a CDS encoding orotidine 5'-phosphate decarboxylase gives MLLQLALDMPHAGTVRRLLDETAGDVDIIELGTPLLIRYGVDIIAGIRRDHADRKILADLKIADAGAVESGLAFDAGADIVTVLGTAHPATLREAVERAKRSGGQVMADLITIREVDEAVSLARRLDRSGLDFICMHTAFDARGQGGPDAQRPGGPGGQDGPGGLDDSAWTLEGIGRVGAVVERAGLAVAGGLDPVLIERLIPYGPDIVVVGGYITGNADPVRAVRAVRQTMESAHRTDG, from the coding sequence ATGCTGCTTCAACTCGCCCTGGACATGCCGCACGCGGGTACGGTTCGCCGCCTGTTGGACGAGACCGCCGGCGACGTAGACATCATCGAACTCGGTACACCCCTGCTGATCCGTTACGGGGTCGACATCATCGCCGGGATCAGGCGGGACCATGCCGACAGAAAAATCCTGGCGGATCTCAAGATCGCCGATGCCGGTGCCGTGGAATCGGGCCTTGCCTTCGATGCGGGAGCGGACATCGTAACCGTGCTCGGGACGGCCCACCCGGCCACGCTTCGGGAAGCGGTCGAGCGGGCGAAGCGGTCCGGCGGCCAGGTCATGGCCGACCTGATCACCATCCGCGAAGTGGACGAGGCGGTCTCCCTGGCCCGGCGGCTGGATCGGTCCGGGCTGGATTTCATCTGTATGCACACCGCTTTCGACGCCCGGGGGCAGGGCGGGCCAGACGCCCAGAGGCCGGGCGGACCGGGCGGGCAGGACGGGCCAGGCGGACTGGACGATTCAGCGTGGACCCTGGAAGGCATCGGCCGGGTCGGCGCGGTGGTCGAACGGGCCGGGTTGGCCGTCGCGGGCGGCCTGGACCCCGTCTTGATCGAGCGTCTGATTCCGTACGGCCCGGACATTGTGGTCGTCGGCGGTTACATCACAGGAAACGCCGATCCCGTACGCGCGGTACGTGCGGTCCGGCAGACCATGGAGTCCGCGCATCGAACTGATGGATAA
- the dnaG gene encoding DNA primase, with protein MARIPEDLVNSIRSQADIVDVVSDYVTLRRSGKNYMGLCPFHDEKTPSFSVNPEKQIFHCFGCGKGGSVFTFLMEHENVTFVEAVHHIARRLHITIPETQGEREAGSEAESLARVTRFAARFFHDRLLNSDRESVVRQYAERRGLSEETIKSFGLGYAPDSWNDLLSAAREKGIGADWLVKAGLAKTGEQRTYDAFRKRLIFPIQAPSGRVVGFGGRALSDEDQPKYLNSPESPIYRKSQVLYGLYQARDSLRRQGQALVVEGYMDLLGLHEQGIHGVVALCGTALTREQARLLARYGQQAYLVYDSDQAGVRATWRAIEPLVESGLWTRIVRLPEDYDPDSYVREHGPDGFMKLVEQADSLADFMGYHANLQAAGDRDEVFRTLAGLIRKTTNLVHREMYREEAERRFPALQGLLASELRRPSGPGGPDGSGGSGAGGRDRQATSTAAARDGDERVERDLVQLMLSDRSIAELVEGQLEPQDFKYPLYRRIVEQCLFGLGGGSHDLSGLVDTIGDEEAARVITELINTSDSGVHLEQRARDHIVRIKQKRLKESMARLMEQIKQMETGGRSSELNDAMATYMELKQQEKVLLRSARGD; from the coding sequence TTGGCGCGGATACCGGAAGACCTCGTCAATTCGATCCGGTCGCAGGCGGACATCGTGGACGTCGTGTCCGACTACGTCACGCTGCGCAGATCGGGTAAAAACTACATGGGGCTCTGTCCGTTTCACGATGAGAAGACCCCTTCCTTCAGCGTCAATCCGGAGAAACAGATCTTCCACTGCTTCGGTTGCGGGAAGGGCGGCAGCGTGTTCACCTTCCTCATGGAGCACGAGAACGTCACGTTCGTCGAAGCGGTCCACCATATCGCCCGCCGCCTTCATATCACCATACCCGAAACACAGGGGGAACGGGAGGCCGGCAGCGAGGCGGAAAGCCTGGCGCGCGTGACCCGGTTCGCCGCCCGGTTCTTCCACGACCGGCTGCTGAACAGCGATCGGGAATCCGTCGTCCGTCAGTACGCCGAACGGCGCGGACTGTCCGAAGAGACGATAAAGTCCTTCGGGCTCGGTTACGCGCCCGATTCCTGGAACGACTTGCTAAGCGCCGCCCGGGAAAAGGGCATCGGCGCGGACTGGCTCGTCAAGGCCGGACTGGCCAAGACGGGCGAGCAGCGTACCTACGATGCCTTCCGGAAGCGGCTCATCTTTCCCATCCAGGCGCCGAGCGGCCGCGTGGTCGGATTCGGAGGGAGAGCGCTTTCCGACGAGGACCAGCCCAAGTACCTCAATTCACCCGAATCCCCCATCTACCGGAAGAGCCAGGTGCTCTACGGGCTGTACCAGGCCCGGGACTCGTTGCGGCGGCAGGGGCAGGCGCTGGTCGTGGAAGGATACATGGACCTGCTCGGCCTGCATGAACAGGGGATTCATGGGGTGGTCGCCCTGTGCGGAACGGCGTTGACGCGGGAACAGGCCCGGCTCCTGGCGCGGTACGGGCAACAGGCGTATCTCGTCTACGATTCGGACCAGGCCGGCGTGCGGGCGACCTGGCGCGCCATCGAGCCCCTGGTGGAAAGCGGGCTCTGGACCCGTATCGTGCGGCTGCCGGAGGACTACGATCCCGACTCCTACGTGCGGGAACACGGGCCGGACGGGTTCATGAAACTCGTCGAACAGGCCGATTCCCTGGCCGATTTCATGGGCTATCATGCCAATCTCCAGGCAGCGGGCGACCGGGACGAGGTATTCCGGACGCTGGCCGGCCTGATCCGGAAGACGACGAACCTGGTCCACCGGGAAATGTACCGGGAAGAAGCCGAACGACGGTTCCCGGCGCTTCAGGGCCTGCTGGCCTCTGAACTGCGGCGCCCAAGCGGTCCGGGCGGTCCGGACGGATCGGGCGGTTCGGGCGCCGGGGGGCGTGATCGCCAGGCGACCTCAACCGCCGCGGCGCGGGACGGCGACGAACGGGTGGAACGGGACCTGGTCCAGCTCATGCTCAGCGACCGGTCCATCGCCGAACTCGTCGAAGGCCAGCTAGAGCCGCAGGATTTCAAGTACCCCCTCTACCGCCGGATCGTCGAACAGTGTCTCTTCGGACTGGGCGGCGGATCCCACGACCTTTCCGGCCTGGTCGATACCATCGGTGACGAAGAGGCCGCGCGGGTGATCACGGAACTGATCAACACGTCGGACTCCGGCGTTCACCTGGAGCAAAGAGCCCGGGACCATATCGTCCGGATCAAGCAGAAACGGCTCAAGGAAAGCATGGCCCGCCTGATGGAACAGATCAAGCAGATGGAAACGGGGGGGCGAAGCAGCGAATTGAACGACGCCATGGCCACCTACATGGAACTCAAGCAACAGGAAAAAGTCCTGCTGAGATCAGCCCGCGGCGATTGA
- a CDS encoding HAD family hydrolase, which produces MYRLLALDIDGTLLDGRREMSEATVDAVRHAAGRGVRVTVCTGRSLPSAEEAVGHLPLNAPYVLNNGAMIYDAPVHRARYLRNLPNHLAKDAVGVFRGIGFHPIVYGPLPEVQYFYYDSFDPDNHAFIDYAEQNADRVHRVDDVCAFLRQDVACITVAERNERVKSREPHIKARLRDAGVVFEISPWDPGYHVITVMPPGVSKGDGLRRLARLLGISLSEVMAVGDNLNDLEMLDVAGLGVAMGNGPPEIRDRADHVTASVDDEGVARAIERFID; this is translated from the coding sequence ATGTATCGCCTACTCGCCCTGGACATCGACGGCACGCTGCTGGACGGCAGGCGGGAAATGTCCGAGGCCACGGTCGACGCCGTTCGCCACGCGGCAGGCCGAGGCGTCCGCGTCACGGTGTGTACCGGGCGAAGCCTGCCCTCCGCCGAGGAGGCCGTGGGGCATCTGCCGTTGAACGCCCCCTACGTACTGAACAATGGCGCGATGATCTACGACGCCCCCGTTCATCGCGCCAGGTATCTGCGAAATCTTCCGAACCATCTTGCGAAGGATGCCGTCGGGGTCTTTCGCGGCATCGGGTTTCATCCCATCGTGTACGGCCCCTTGCCCGAAGTGCAGTACTTCTACTACGACTCCTTCGATCCGGACAACCACGCGTTTATAGACTACGCCGAGCAGAACGCCGACCGCGTTCACCGGGTGGACGACGTGTGCGCGTTTCTCCGGCAGGACGTTGCCTGCATTACGGTCGCCGAACGCAACGAACGGGTCAAGTCCCGGGAACCACACATAAAGGCCCGGCTTCGCGATGCGGGGGTGGTCTTCGAAATCAGTCCGTGGGACCCTGGCTACCACGTCATCACGGTCATGCCGCCCGGCGTGTCCAAGGGCGACGGGCTGCGCAGGCTGGCCCGGCTTCTCGGGATCAGTCTCTCCGAGGTCATGGCCGTGGGGGACAACCTGAACGACCTGGAAATGCTCGACGTCGCGGGCCTGGGGGTGGCCATGGGCAACGGACCGCCTGAAATCCGCGACCGGGCGGACCATGTCACGGCTTCAGTGGACGACGAGGGCGTCGCCCGGGCCATCGAGCGCTTCATAGACTGA
- a CDS encoding Smr/MutS family protein, with product MKPGIPSHTLKVLEFDAVRTMCSERTVSAPGHRRAMSLEPGKDIVVIRNNLQTVTEMRGFLDQAETVPLRGIKDIGVALEQVGVAGARLEPQALLDVADTLRVSRRMRAFGQRLRNRSTAPHVASLTAGLGDFQEIETSIGQAIDGDGNIRDHASPGLRRIRTDQQTMRERARNWLQRFIQSEAGARALQEPVITMRDGRYVVPVRMDHRGQVQGVVHDQSASGATVFIEPIGVVEFNNRLRELIVAEGREIERILLSLTDQVHQEVEAITLSYGLLGQLDFFHAAAVLSIDLRAAPPRMNSDGRIVLRNARHPILQLSDQCETVVPLNLLVGESAQTLVITGPNMGGKTVALKSIGILTMMAQAGLHIPADDDTEIAVFDTVFADIGDEQSIEANLSTFSAHLLHIRTILEEAGDHTLVLLDELGAGTDPSAGSAMGMAILESLTLRGTVTAATTHFDTLKAFATRTEGVENGSMIFDVETLTPSYQFRQGIPGASYALEIGSRLGMPGDVLERASRFMGTAEKRLDEVIVEVDRKHELLVAAQEQADRLRADLDGLKRTYEDQIASYRQKERDTIAAGREKMDRLMKDAQAAIDQAVAAVRREQAAAGAVEASRKTVGDQRAQLQRMLDSIDSGTSSDEGDVGETAGDTVGTAAERAAAERAGDSATDRAGGLTAEPVDEAISAGDEVWVASLGQPGSVIQDQGDRLRIRTGRMEITARRSEVRLHKPDPAPSSGKPAGHVEVRMDRPRAALTELDVRGFRAREAIDAVDRYIDQTALDDLNEIRILHGKGTGALSSAIQEFLQQHPLVKSSHFAEQRDGGTGVTIVEMKD from the coding sequence ATGAAACCCGGAATACCTTCCCACACGCTGAAAGTACTGGAATTCGACGCTGTCAGGACCATGTGTTCGGAGCGGACGGTCTCCGCGCCGGGCCACCGCCGGGCCATGTCCCTGGAACCGGGCAAAGACATCGTCGTAATCCGGAACAACCTGCAGACCGTCACCGAAATGCGCGGGTTCCTGGACCAGGCCGAAACGGTTCCCCTGCGGGGCATCAAGGACATCGGCGTGGCCCTGGAACAGGTCGGCGTGGCCGGCGCAAGGCTGGAGCCCCAGGCCCTGCTCGACGTGGCCGACACCCTCCGGGTAAGCCGGCGCATGCGAGCGTTCGGCCAGAGGTTGCGGAATCGTTCCACGGCCCCCCACGTCGCGTCCCTCACGGCCGGCCTGGGAGACTTCCAGGAGATCGAGACCTCGATCGGGCAGGCCATCGACGGCGACGGCAACATACGCGACCACGCCAGTCCCGGGTTGCGGCGAATCCGCACGGACCAGCAGACCATGCGGGAGCGCGCGCGGAACTGGCTGCAGCGTTTCATACAGTCGGAAGCAGGGGCCAGAGCGCTGCAGGAGCCGGTCATCACCATGCGTGACGGGCGGTACGTAGTCCCGGTACGAATGGACCACCGCGGGCAGGTGCAGGGGGTGGTCCACGACCAGTCGGCCAGCGGCGCCACGGTATTCATAGAACCCATCGGCGTCGTCGAATTCAACAACCGGCTGCGCGAACTGATCGTGGCGGAAGGCCGCGAGATCGAGCGCATCCTGCTGTCCCTGACCGACCAGGTACATCAGGAGGTGGAAGCCATAACCTTATCGTACGGACTGCTGGGCCAACTCGACTTCTTTCACGCGGCCGCCGTGCTTTCCATCGACCTCCGGGCCGCGCCGCCGCGGATGAATTCAGACGGACGCATCGTCCTGCGCAACGCACGGCACCCCATCCTTCAGCTGTCTGACCAGTGCGAAACCGTCGTCCCCCTGAACCTGCTGGTCGGGGAAAGCGCGCAGACGCTCGTGATCACCGGTCCCAACATGGGCGGCAAGACAGTCGCCCTGAAATCGATCGGCATCCTGACCATGATGGCCCAGGCCGGACTGCACATACCGGCGGACGACGACACCGAAATCGCCGTGTTCGACACCGTCTTCGCGGACATCGGGGACGAGCAGTCGATCGAGGCGAACCTGAGTACCTTCTCGGCCCACCTGTTGCATATCCGGACCATACTGGAGGAGGCCGGCGACCATACCCTGGTGCTCCTCGACGAGCTGGGCGCGGGCACGGATCCATCGGCGGGCTCGGCCATGGGCATGGCCATCCTGGAATCGCTGACCCTGCGGGGAACCGTCACCGCGGCTACGACCCACTTCGATACGCTCAAGGCTTTCGCCACCCGGACCGAGGGAGTGGAAAACGGATCGATGATTTTCGACGTGGAAACCCTGACGCCCTCCTACCAGTTCAGGCAGGGCATCCCCGGTGCCAGCTACGCCCTGGAAATCGGCAGCCGGCTCGGTATGCCCGGTGACGTGCTCGAGCGTGCCTCCCGGTTCATGGGTACCGCCGAAAAGCGTCTGGACGAAGTCATCGTGGAAGTGGACCGGAAGCATGAACTGCTCGTTGCCGCACAGGAGCAGGCGGACCGGCTTCGCGCTGATTTGGATGGACTGAAACGGACCTACGAGGACCAGATCGCTTCCTACAGGCAAAAGGAACGCGACACGATCGCCGCCGGCCGGGAAAAGATGGACCGGCTGATGAAAGACGCCCAGGCCGCCATCGACCAGGCGGTGGCCGCGGTCCGCCGAGAACAGGCCGCGGCCGGGGCCGTCGAGGCATCGCGCAAGACGGTTGGGGACCAGCGCGCGCAGCTTCAACGCATGCTCGATTCCATCGATTCCGGAACCTCTTCCGATGAAGGAGACGTCGGGGAGACCGCCGGGGACACGGTGGGCACCGCCGCGGAACGCGCCGCCGCGGAACGCGCCGGGGATTCAGCCACAGATCGCGCCGGGGGTCTCACTGCGGAACCCGTCGACGAGGCCATATCGGCGGGCGACGAGGTGTGGGTGGCGTCACTGGGACAACCGGGGAGCGTGATCCAGGACCAGGGAGACCGGCTGCGCATCCGGACCGGCAGAATGGAGATCACGGCCCGGCGATCCGAGGTCCGTCTCCACAAACCCGACCCCGCGCCATCGAGCGGAAAACCGGCAGGCCACGTGGAAGTGCGGATGGACCGACCCCGCGCTGCTCTGACGGAACTGGACGTGCGGGGCTTCCGCGCCCGGGAGGCCATCGACGCCGTGGATCGCTACATCGACCAGACCGCCCTTGATGACCTCAACGAAATCCGTATACTTCATGGTAAGGGTACCGGGGCCCTGAGCAGCGCGATTCAGGAGTTTCTGCAACAACATCCCCTGGTCAAGTCCTCCCATTTCGCCGAACAGCGCGACGGGGGGACCGGGGTGACCATCGTGGAGATGAAGGATTAA
- a CDS encoding thioredoxin family protein: protein MAFTLQLGESAPEFSLPATDGRTYSLDDFSTAETLVVFFTCNHCPYVTGSDEVTRVSAEKFGSRGVRFVGINSNSEVTHPDDDYDHMVARMNVHRFPWVYLRDLSQDTARAYGALRTPHFYVFDRDRTLVYTGRGVDSPRDADGITVNDLEAALDDVTAGRPVRTALTNPIGCNVKWENQDAHWMPPEACDLV, encoded by the coding sequence ATGGCCTTTACGCTGCAACTGGGCGAATCCGCACCGGAGTTCTCGCTGCCGGCGACGGACGGCAGGACCTACAGCCTGGACGATTTCTCGACCGCCGAGACGCTGGTGGTGTTCTTCACCTGCAACCACTGTCCCTACGTCACCGGATCCGATGAAGTGACGCGCGTTTCCGCGGAGAAATTCGGGTCCCGCGGCGTCCGGTTCGTCGGGATCAATTCCAACAGCGAAGTCACCCATCCCGACGACGATTATGATCACATGGTCGCCCGGATGAACGTCCATCGCTTCCCGTGGGTCTACCTGCGCGACCTGAGCCAGGATACCGCGCGGGCGTACGGCGCTCTGCGGACCCCCCACTTCTACGTCTTCGACCGCGACCGCACCCTGGTCTACACCGGCCGCGGCGTCGACAGTCCCCGGGACGCGGACGGCATAACGGTGAACGACCTGGAAGCGGCCCTCGACGACGTGACGGCGGGCCGTCCCGTGCGGACGGCGCTCACCAACCCCATCGGGTGCAACGTCAAGTGGGAGAACCAGGACGCGCACTGGATGCCGCCCGAGGCGTGCGATCTGGTGTGA
- a CDS encoding BamA/TamA family outer membrane protein, whose protein sequence is MVKGMRLPSKPTVAESGRIGSSRTRYPVTIRTLFLLAILYAFPADAQQSHIVDRIVVDGNASIAEDRILSLIETRTDSFLRPRFWQRRRINNATWRTDLSAIESFYRNSGFLDARVRHVREEIDTDRVALRIVIDEGPRYTVRAVNLNGFGYLSEDEIRQNLITREGQVFFRLSAATDKRYIQRLADRRALLDVVVDSKFVVHEEDHSVTVNFRVIEGHPVSVGAIQVRGLRKTHRNVVIRELEIQPGELYDNAKISLSQTRLFQTGLFRSVRLSPLRSDTSATVRDLVVEVTELPGGEVSFGAGYATAERFRGSFSVAYRNLLGRGITIGANGQISTLFQHVESGVTQPWLFRTRTTGILRAFFRREDRISHTEQEAGVSVAVNRELSRTYRSQLTYTLKNIEVSSLSDELAELLQSGSEVDSLRSRREGSLTGLVTYDTRDDILNPKTGFYSQFQSSVASPLLGSSSLNRNSILTVRAIARKYLSFPNAPDFSTAVSFAYVRALNENRVPLDSRLFIGGDRSVRGFGINRIGQPDGGLIAISAQHEVQIPFSRFDLAVFADWGGVGKTVGSFGFGDLLLGYGAGVRVNSPIGLIRGDVGFHNQSKIDPPNSRKYDRTFFYFGLGQAF, encoded by the coding sequence ATGGTAAAGGGAATGAGGCTTCCTTCGAAGCCAACCGTTGCCGAATCGGGTCGTATCGGTTCATCCCGGACGCGGTATCCCGTAACGATCCGGACGCTGTTTCTCCTGGCGATCCTGTACGCTTTCCCCGCTGACGCCCAGCAGTCCCATATCGTCGATCGCATCGTCGTCGATGGCAACGCGTCCATCGCCGAGGACCGTATTCTCAGTCTGATCGAAACCAGGACGGACAGTTTTCTAAGGCCCAGATTCTGGCAACGCAGACGAATAAACAACGCCACCTGGCGGACCGACCTGTCGGCGATAGAGAGTTTCTACAGGAACAGCGGTTTCCTGGATGCAAGGGTCCGGCACGTTCGCGAAGAGATTGACACGGATCGAGTCGCGCTCAGGATCGTCATCGACGAAGGTCCGCGGTACACCGTGCGCGCGGTCAATCTGAACGGCTTCGGATATCTGTCCGAAGACGAGATCCGGCAGAACCTGATCACGCGGGAAGGCCAGGTATTCTTCCGACTCTCCGCCGCGACGGACAAACGCTACATCCAGCGTCTCGCCGATCGCCGGGCGCTGCTGGACGTGGTCGTGGACTCGAAATTCGTAGTGCACGAGGAGGACCATTCCGTTACCGTAAACTTCCGTGTTATCGAAGGGCATCCCGTCAGCGTGGGTGCGATACAGGTCCGGGGACTGCGGAAGACCCACAGAAACGTAGTGATCCGCGAACTGGAGATCCAACCGGGAGAACTCTACGACAACGCGAAGATATCGTTGAGCCAGACCCGGCTTTTCCAGACGGGCCTGTTCCGCAGCGTGCGCCTGTCTCCCCTGAGGAGCGACACCTCAGCCACGGTGCGGGACCTGGTGGTGGAGGTCACCGAACTGCCCGGGGGCGAGGTGAGCTTCGGCGCCGGGTACGCCACGGCCGAACGCTTCAGGGGCAGCTTCAGTGTCGCCTACCGAAATTTGCTGGGCCGGGGGATCACCATTGGCGCCAACGGTCAGATCAGTACGCTCTTCCAGCACGTCGAGTCGGGGGTCACGCAGCCGTGGTTGTTCCGGACCAGGACGACGGGCATCTTGCGCGCGTTCTTCCGTCGCGAGGACCGTATCAGCCATACCGAGCAGGAAGCGGGCGTGTCCGTGGCGGTCAACCGCGAACTCTCCCGCACCTACCGCAGTCAACTGACCTATACGCTGAAGAACATCGAGGTGTCTTCGCTCAGCGACGAACTGGCCGAACTCCTGCAAAGCGGCTCGGAAGTCGACAGCCTCCGGTCCAGGCGCGAAGGCAGTCTGACCGGGCTTGTGACGTACGACACGCGGGATGATATCCTGAACCCGAAGACGGGATTCTACAGTCAATTCCAGAGCAGCGTGGCCAGCCCCCTGCTCGGCAGTTCCTCGCTCAACCGGAACTCGATACTAACGGTGAGGGCCATAGCCCGTAAATACCTGTCCTTTCCCAACGCGCCGGATTTTTCCACTGCGGTCTCGTTCGCCTACGTGAGGGCGCTGAATGAAAACCGCGTACCTCTCGACAGCAGACTGTTCATCGGAGGCGACCGATCGGTGCGGGGGTTCGGCATAAACCGGATCGGCCAGCCCGACGGCGGACTGATCGCCATCAGCGCGCAGCATGAAGTCCAGATACCCTTCTCCCGGTTTGACCTGGCCGTATTCGCGGACTGGGGCGGGGTAGGGAAGACGGTGGGTTCTTTCGGTTTCGGAGATCTCCTGCTCGGTTACGGGGCGGGAGTCCGTGTGAATTCGCCAATCGGGCTGATTCGGGGCGACGTGGGCTTCCACAATCAAAGCAAGATCGACCCGCCCAATTCGAGGAAGTACGACCGGACCTTCTTCTACTTCGGTCTCGGACAGGCATTTTGA
- a CDS encoding LarC family nickel insertion protein has product MAIAYFDCFSGISGDMILGALVDAGLDFDTLNSELKKLPVDSFRLTRKTVTRQLIAGTKIDVIVRTAEGREIIEGPGESGPFHDHGEARHLDDLTSVIEGSTLDGAVRSRAIEVFDHLATAESKVHGISKQEVHLHEVSGVDAVVDVVGACIGLALLDIDRVYASALPVGRGFIHCAHGRMPVPAPGALELMRDMPVYHTGIEGELVTPTGAAFLKATANGHGVLPRMILRKIGYGAGTKDLPEHPNLLRVYIGDGVD; this is encoded by the coding sequence ATGGCCATTGCGTACTTCGACTGCTTCTCCGGCATCAGCGGCGACATGATTCTCGGCGCGCTGGTGGACGCCGGCCTGGATTTCGATACGCTGAACAGCGAACTGAAGAAACTCCCCGTGGACAGTTTCCGGCTCACCCGAAAGACGGTGACCCGGCAGCTAATCGCGGGAACCAAGATCGATGTTATCGTTCGGACCGCCGAGGGCCGTGAGATCATCGAAGGACCCGGTGAATCCGGACCCTTCCACGACCACGGGGAAGCGAGGCACCTGGACGATTTGACCTCCGTCATCGAAGGCAGCACGCTCGACGGGGCCGTCAGAAGCCGGGCCATCGAGGTGTTTGACCACCTGGCGACGGCGGAAAGCAAGGTGCACGGCATCTCGAAACAGGAGGTACACCTGCACGAAGTCAGCGGGGTGGACGCCGTCGTGGACGTCGTGGGCGCATGCATCGGCCTGGCCCTGCTCGACATAGACCGGGTTTACGCGTCGGCGCTGCCGGTGGGGCGGGGCTTTATCCACTGCGCGCACGGCCGGATGCCCGTCCCCGCCCCGGGCGCGCTTGAACTGATGCGCGACATGCCGGTTTACCACACCGGGATCGAAGGTGAACTGGTCACGCCGACCGGCGCCGCGTTCCTTAAAGCCACGGCCAACGGGCACGGGGTCCTGCCAAGGATGATATTGAGGAAGATCGGCTATGGCGCGGGTACGAAGGATCTCCCGGAACACCCGAACCTGCTCCGGGTTTATATTGGCGACGGTGTGGACTGA
- the hxlB gene encoding 6-phospho-3-hexuloisomerase — protein sequence MDNEKNTPPFDVIAQSILDELRRTLNQISCDEVEALVREVTGARRVFVAGAGRSGLVMRSFAMRLAQLGLPVHVVGETISPPIRPGDLLLIGSGSGVTDRLVHYAGKAAEAGARVAAATAVPDSPTARWAGVVVVIPAPTPKSSKETGEQEQRSGQPMGTLFEQSLGVMLDACVMLLMARLDESGQSMFARHANLE from the coding sequence ATGGATAACGAGAAAAACACTCCCCCATTTGATGTAATCGCCCAGTCCATCCTGGACGAACTCCGGCGGACGCTGAACCAGATCTCATGCGATGAAGTCGAAGCGCTGGTACGGGAAGTCACTGGGGCACGGCGGGTTTTCGTTGCCGGCGCGGGACGTTCCGGGCTGGTCATGCGCAGCTTCGCCATGCGGCTTGCGCAGCTCGGTCTGCCGGTCCACGTAGTGGGCGAAACGATCTCGCCACCTATCCGGCCGGGCGATCTACTGCTGATCGGATCGGGATCGGGCGTGACGGACCGCCTGGTCCACTATGCGGGGAAAGCCGCCGAGGCCGGCGCGCGCGTTGCGGCGGCCACCGCCGTCCCGGACTCTCCGACCGCCCGGTGGGCGGGCGTTGTCGTCGTGATACCCGCGCCCACTCCGAAATCATCGAAAGAAACCGGCGAACAGGAACAACGGTCGGGCCAGCCGATGGGCACCCTCTTCGAACAGAGCCTCGGGGTAATGCTCGATGCCTGCGTCATGCTGCTCATGGCGCGGCTCGATGAATCCGGGCAGAGCATGTTCGCCCGCCACGCCAATCTGGAGTAG
- a CDS encoding Cof-type HAD-IIB family hydrolase: MIYDLIAIDIDGTLLTSRREVSPVTREALQRAVSAGKRVALCTGRSLNSGRAAAEQVPSSTMLVFHSGALILEHLDGPLLRAVNLPRDLATDLVDFCRRRGHDPLVYEPVPQSRYIWFEHPRSANGWRERYLEANADKAFQVDSLEAVLGRDPAQIAVAGKGSSMHELKAELAEYGDRIGVILSRSTLVGDYWCMEIVPAGVSKAKALAFLGERYGIGAERMIGIGDNFNDLDMIEYAGLGVAMGNAPDAVRRAADLVAPDNDADGVAHVIDTCLL, from the coding sequence ATGATCTACGACCTGATCGCCATCGACATCGACGGCACATTGCTCACGTCGCGCCGCGAGGTATCCCCGGTGACGCGCGAGGCGCTTCAAAGGGCCGTCTCGGCCGGGAAGCGCGTGGCGCTCTGTACCGGGCGAAGCCTGAACTCCGGCCGGGCCGCGGCAGAGCAGGTGCCGTCCTCCACGATGCTGGTCTTCCACAGCGGCGCGCTCATACTCGAGCACCTGGACGGCCCGCTGCTCAGGGCGGTAAACCTGCCCAGGGACCTGGCGACCGACCTGGTCGATTTCTGCCGACGACGCGGTCACGACCCGCTCGTGTACGAACCGGTCCCTCAAAGCCGGTACATCTGGTTCGAGCACCCCCGTTCGGCGAACGGCTGGCGGGAACGCTACCTGGAGGCCAATGCGGACAAGGCCTTTCAGGTGGACAGCCTGGAAGCAGTATTGGGCCGGGACCCGGCGCAGATCGCGGTGGCCGGCAAGGGTTCGTCCATGCATGAACTGAAGGCGGAGCTGGCGGAATACGGCGACCGTATCGGCGTCATACTGTCGCGCAGCACCCTGGTGGGCGACTACTGGTGCATGGAAATCGTACCGGCCGGCGTATCCAAGGCGAAGGCCCTCGCATTCCTGGGTGAACGCTACGGGATCGGAGCGGAGCGGATGATCGGCATCGGCGACAATTTCAATGACCTGGACATGATCGAATACGCCGGCCTCGGCGTGGCCATGGGGAACGCGCCCGACGCCGTGCGGCGCGCGGCGGACCTGGTCGCGCCGGACAACGACGCCGACGGGGTCGCCCACGTCATCGACACCTGTCTGCTGTGA